In Trifolium pratense cultivar HEN17-A07 linkage group LG7, ARS_RC_1.1, whole genome shotgun sequence, a genomic segment contains:
- the LOC123895096 gene encoding ABC transporter C family member 3-like, with translation MTKLGPLEESLLNGEASVNKDSDAKNTLKTCYSNAGFFSILTFSWMGPLITLGSKKTLDHEDLPLLSTNDSAYGTFSTFKKKLELECGNVRNLTTINLTKVLFFSNWQGILLSGFFAFLFVCASYVGPYLIDNFVQYLNDENKVKNEGYILAMTFVAANLIDSLCQKHFVFKIQQVGVRVQSMLVSMIYAKGLTLSCQSKAEHSGGEIINLLTVDAERIGDFCWYMHDIWVAVLQVSLALFILHRSVGVASVAAFAATVVVMLLNLPVASLQERFQGKLMEFKDKRMKATSEILMNMRILKLQTWEMKFLSKIIQIRKLEEIWLKKFLVGSAIVKFIFSNAPTFVAVVTFGTCVLIGIPLESGKILSALATFRILQNPIFCLPDTISVIVETKVSLDRIVAFLRLDDLQTDVVEKLPRSSSDVAIEIEDGNFTWDLSSVNTTLKNINIRVFHGMRVAVCGTVGSGKSSLLTCIIGEMPKLSGTLKVCGTKAYVAQSPWIQSGMIEENILFGREMDREKYERVLEACSLKKDLEVLPFGDQTIIGEKGINLSGGQKQRVQIARALYQDADIYLLDDPFSAVDAHTGSHLFKECLLDLLKTKTVIYITHQVEFLPDADLILVMKDGRITQSGKYNDILTSGTDFMELVGAHRAALSSVKSLERRNTFKELSITGEGTGLLSDFELEQEVENIDERNGKLDDTVEPKGQLFQDEEREKGIIGLKVFWTYITIAYGGALVPFIFLSQILTMVLLIASNYWMALATPVSATAEPVIGSLTLMVVYVSLAIGSSFATLARTVLAVISGYKTATLLFNQMHFSFIRAPMSFFDSTPSGRILNRASTDQSAIDMSISSLAWGFTYLVVQLFGYVAVMSQAAWQVIIVLIPVMAASIWYQRYYSASARELARLTGICQAPVIQHFSETICGSTTIRSFEQESRFNEMNMQLIDKYSQPKLYSGSAKEWLSFRLDLLSITVFASCLVFLVSFPSSITNASIAGLAVTYGINLSDTQSDLIRFFCQLENKIISVERILQYTSIPSEAPLVIKDNLPDHSWPSFGEVHIQDLQVRYAPHLPLVLRGLTCTFTAGAKTGIVGRTGSGKSTLVQTLFRLIEPVAGQILIDNINISLIGIHDLRSRLSIIPQDPTMFQGTVRSNLDPLEEYTDEQIWEALDMCQLGDEVRKKEGKLDSTVTENGENWSMGQRQLVCLGRVLLKKSKILVLDEATASVDTATDNIIQQTVNQHFTDCTVITIAHRITSILDSDMVLFLSEGLIEEYDSPKKLLKDKSSSLAQLVAEYTRRSNTGFGS, from the exons ATGACTAAACTTGGCCCTCTTGAAGAGTCGCTTTTGAATGGTGAAGCTAGTGTAAACAAGGATTCTGATGCCAAAAACACACTAAAAACCTGTTATTCAAATGCTGGATTTTTCAGCATTCTTACTTTCTCATGGATGGGTCCACTAATAACTTTAGGAAGTAAAAAGACTTTAGACCATGAAGACCTCCCACTGCTTTCTACCAATGACAGTGCCTATGGAACTTTTTCTACTTTTAAGAAAAAGCTTGAGTTGGAGTGTGGTAATGTTAGGAATTTGACCACTATTAACCTCACCAAGGTGTTGTTCTTCTCAAATTGGCAAGGGATTCTTCTATCTGGCTTTTTTGCATTCTTGTTCGTATGTGCTTCTTATGTTGGACCCTACCTTATAGACAATTTTGTTCAATACCTCAATGATGAAAACAAGGTAAAAAATGAAGGCTATATTTTGGCTATGACGTTTGTTGCGGCAAATCTTATCGACTCTCTTTGTCAGAAGCACTTTGTGTTTAAGATCCAACAGGTTGGTGTTAGGGTGCAATCAATGTTGGTGTCAATGATCTATGCTAAAGGTTTGACTCTTTCGTGTCAATCGAAAGCGGAACACAGTGGTGGGGAAATCATCAACTTATTGACGGTTGATGCTGAAAGGATAGGTGACTTTTGTTGGTACATGCATGATATATGGGTGGCTGTACTGCAAGTTTCTTTGGCTTTGTTTATTCTTCATAGAAGTGTAGGGGTTGCTTCAGTAGCTGCTTTTGCCGCCACCGTAGTTGTGATGTTGCTAAACCTTCCTGTGGCATCATTGCAAGAGAGGTTCCAAGGTAAGTTAATGGAATTCAAAGATAAAAGAATGAAGGCGACATCTGAGATTCTAATGAACATGAGGATTCTTAAACTTCAAACATGGGAGATGAAATTCTTATCAAAGATTATTCAGATTAGGAAGTTAGAGGAGATTTGGCTAAAGAAATTTCTTGTTGGTTCAGCAATTGTTAAATTTATCTTCTCTAACGCCCCAACGTTTGTTGCTGTGGTTACTTTTGGTACTTGTGTTCTTATAGGCATTCCACTTGAATCAGGAAAGATCTTATCTGCACTTGCAACATTCAGAATTCTTCAAAATCCTATTTTTTGTCTTCCCGACACAATTTCAGTGATTGTAGAAACCAAGGTTTCTCTAGATAGGATTGTCGCGTTTCTTCGTCTAGATGATTTGCAGACCGATGTAGTGGAGAAGCTTCCACGCAGTAGTTCTGATGTAGCAATTGAGATAGAAGACGGAAATTTCACCTGGGATTTATCTTCTGTCAATACAACGttgaaaaacataaatattagaGTTTTTCATGGAATGAGGGTTGCCGTTTGTGGTACTGTTGGATCAGGAAAGTCTAGTTTACTTACTTGTATAATAGGGGAAATGCCAAAGCTATCTGGAACCTTGAAGGTGTGTGGAACAAAGGCTTATGTTGCTCAATCGCCATGGATACAGAGTGGAATGATAGAAGAAAATATACTCTTTGGCAGAGAGATGGATAGGGAAAAGTATGAGAGGGTGCTAGAAGCATGTTCATTGAAGAAAGACTTAGAGGTTTTACCATTTGGTGATCAGACCATTATTGGAGAGAAGGGAATCAATTTGAGTGGTGGACAGAAGCAAAGAGTACAAATAGCTCGTGCTCTTTACCAAGATGCTGATATATATCTGCTCGACGATCCCTTTAGTGCTGTTGATGCGCATACAGGATCCCATCTCTTTAAG GAGTGTTTGCTTGAccttttgaaaacaaaaactgTGATATACATAACACATCAAGTAGAGTTCTTGCCTGATGCTGATCTGATACTG GTCATGAAAGATGGAAGGATAACTCAATCAGGAAAATACAATGACATACTTACGTCGGGAACAGATTTTATGGAACTTGTAGGTGCACATAGAGCAGCATTGTCTTCAGTGAAGTCCTTAGAGAGAAGGAATACATTTAAAGAATTGAGTATTACCGGGGAAGGCACAGGTTTATTAAGTGATTTTGAACTTGAGCAAGAAGTGGAAAACATAGATGAACGAAACGGCAAGTTAGATGACACAGTTGAGCCGAAAGGCCAACTTTTTCAAGATGAAGAACGGGAAAAGGGTATAATTGGACTTAAAGTGTTCTGGACATACATCACAATAGCTTATGGAGGAGCTCTAGTACCTTTTATATTTCTTTCACAGATACTCACTATGGTTTTACTGATTGCAAGCAATTATTGGATGGCATTGGCAACTCCTGTTtcagcaactgctgaacctgtaATTGGAAGCCTTACTCTTATGGTTGTCTATGTTTCTTTAGCAATTGGAAGTTCCTTTGCCACCCTTGCAAGAACAGTTCTTGCAGTGATATCTGGATACAAGACTGCCACCTTGCTCTTCAATCAAATGCATTTCAGCTTTATTCGAGCACCAATGTCTTTTTTTGATTCCACACCAAGTGGAAGAATTCTTAATAGA GCTTCAACAGACCAAAGTGCAATAGATATGAGCATTTCAAGTCTAGCATGGGGATTTACCTACCTTGTGGTTCAGCTCTTTGGATATGTTGCTGTGATGTCTCAAGCTGCATGGCAGGTGATTATAGTATTGATTCCTGTCATGGCAGCTAGCATATGGTACCAG CGATACTACTCTGCATCAGCACGCGAATTGGCACGATTAACTGGTATATGCCAAGCTCCAGTTATACAACATTTTTCTGAAACAATTTGTGGATCAACAACCATAAGAAGTTTTGAGCAAGAATCAAGATTTAATGAAATGAATATGCAATTGATAGACAAATATTCGCAACCTAAACTATACAGTGGTAGTGCAAAGGAATGGCTGAGTTTCAGATTGGATCTTTTATCCATTACAGTATTTGCGTCCTGCTTGGTTTTCTTGGTATCTTTTCCAAGTTCAATAACTAATGCTA GTATTGCGGGATTGGCTGTGACATATGGGATTAACCTAAGTGATACACAATCCGATTTAATTCGGTTTTTTTGCCAATTGGAGAACAAAATTATATCTGTAGAAAGAATACTTCAGTACACTTCCATCCCAAGTGAAGCACCTCTTGTAATAAAAGACAACCTACCAGATCATTCTTGGCCGTCATTCGGAGAGGTTCACATTCAGGATTTACAG GTTCGATATGCTCCTCACTTGCCTCTTGTTTTACGCGGACTAACATGCACTTTTACCGCTGGAGCAAAAACTGGCATTGTTGGAAGAACTGGAAGTGGAAAATCAACACTAGTGCAAACACTTTTCAGACTTATTGAACCTGTTGCAGGACAAATATTGATAGATAATATCAACATTTCATTGATTGGAATCCATGATTTAAGGTCAAGATTAAGCATAATTCCTCAGGATCCAACAATGTTTCAAGGGACAGTAAGAAGCAACCTTGACCCGCTCGAAGAGTACACAGATGAACAGATTTGGGAG GCTCTAGATATGTGCCAACTTGGAGATGAAGTGAGGAAGAAAGAAGGAAAGCTCGACTCCACAG TTACTGAGAATGGAGAAAATTGGAGCATGGGTCAAAGGCAATTGGTATGCCTCGGCCGTGTTCTACTTAAGAAAAGCAAGATCTTGGTGCTTGATGAAGCGACTGCATCAGTTGATACAGCTACAGATAATATAATTCAGCAGACAGTTAATCAACATTTCACTGATTGCACAGTTATTACCATTGCTCATAGAATAACTTCAATCCTCGATAGTGACATGGTTCTGTTTCTCAGCGAAG GGCTTATTGAAGAATATGATTCACCAAAGAAGCTGCTAAAGGACAAATCTTCATCCCTTGCTCAACTAGTTGCAGAATACACAAGGAGGTCAAACACTGGTTTTGGAAGTTGA